Genomic window (Streptococcus ruminicola):
TTTTTTTCTTCTAACATTAGTATTAACCATTCCAATCTATTCATGATATACCCTATTTCGCTTTTTCCTTTTTTGTGAATAGATTCTGAAAGATCAACAATTAACCTAAAATAAATGTTTATTTTTAGGATTTCAAGGATAATTCAAATTATTAAAGACTCAAGATAGCAGTGTTTTTGCTGCTAGCCATTACATTATTAATATAAGTTGGTGGCGCGTGACGTCCCTATGTAACAATAATCTTGAGTTTTTAAAGAAAATAATCCTATCATATTGATACTTTCACAACTAAAGTTGTAAGATTCTTAGTCAGAATGAAATTATTATAGCTAATAAATTATGGGAATACAATGTGATTTTCCTATGATAGATTTTTCAAAAAAGGGCATAAAAAAAGACACCCTAAGGTGTTTTCTAAACTAGGCTAGTGCCAAAACATTTTTTAATTGACAGTTCTGTTTTTAAGACTTTTGGAACCATGTCAAATAGACTAGTGCCAAAACGCAATATAGTTAACTATGTTGTTATTCCTTCTTTTGGAACCATGTCAAATAGACTAGTGCCAAAACTGCTTTATCTGTGACTGTTTTAGTTGGTTTCTTTTGGAACCATGTCAAATAGACTAGTGCCAAAACACAACCGTTGGACAAATTCTAAAAGGCAATCTTTTGGAACCATGTCAAATAGACTAGTGCCAAAACCTCGGAAGCTAGTCTTGACAGGGTGGATCCCTTCGGTATATCCGCAGATGTCCTCAGGAAGAGCCACGATTCTTGTATTGCTACAACGGGTCCCAAATAACCCGTACCAATATTATACTATAAAATTTATAGTTTTGATACTTATCTATTACTTTTACTTCTTAATTAAATATCAGCAAAAAAATAGGTGGCAGAATGCCCCCTATTTAGCCTTATTCTTTCGTTTAAAATCAACCATTCCTAATTCTATAGGATATGTACTGACCTCTTTATGGCAATGAGCACAATAAAGAGAGGAATCTAATTGGTAATATTTGTCGTTTAAAACAGTAACATCGCTATAGCTTTCTTTTAGTAACGGATAGACGATTGATAATGCTTTATAAAAAGGTTCGTTAAGAAAAGGAAGGGCTAAATCACGAGAGTTTAAATAAAATCCTAAATAGACAAGAGTATTATACTTGTTTACTAAGAAGTAGCATACCTCGTCAGAATTTAAAACTTTACGATAAAATAATCGAGAATCAGAGCAACACGGGCAAGCTTTAAATTGTTTCACGCGCCTCTGGGTGAAGAAATTATCTATTTTGATTAATAGATAACGTTGACCCTCTGCTTTTTTCCTGAAATAAATTCTTGGAATGATAATGGCAAGTGCTTGTATTGTGTATTTTATACTTTCACGATCTGATATTACGTTATAGATAGCAAAGAAAGCCATAAATAGCAACAATACGTCGCAAACCTTTATCATCAAAATAAAGGTGGTGTTAATATTAAACTCTGTTTCAAACACTAACGGTCGTAATTTATAAATGTTAATGGCACTTTGTATAGCGCTTAATAATAAAGCAAATACCAATGTTGCTAATAATTGAATAAGATTGATGTCCATAGTCTTTTTACCTAATAGTTAGAGTTGTTGCTGAAACAACGTGCTTGATTGTATCGTTATCAATGGTAGCTGAATCACCAGAAACTTTAACTAGCTTAGAAATATTGTAATTCTTATAACCGCCAACTCCTTTTGTTGAAATGACGGCTGTAGGCGCGTGATAAATACCGAACTCCGCAGCAAATTTACCATTGTTACCTTTATCCAAATCAAGAAAAATAATGCGGTGTTTTTGTTCCTCTGAAAGTTGATTCAATAAACGTGGAATAGATTGGTGGCAGTATGAGCAACCAGTTCGATAAAAAATGTAGATAGGGTCCCAGTCGCGTTCTGTTCTCGATTTTAAAAGTGACAAATCAAGAGCAGAGGCTTCACCTGCTACAAAACGCTGTTTCATTTCTTGCTTATTGAATATAGTAGTAACCGCAGTGTTAGAAAAAGTATTCTCAGATACTTTTGTAGGGTAGATAAAGCCCCATAATAATGAACTACTAGATAGTAAGAAGATAAGTATCAAGCCTAGAGAATTTTTAGAGAATTGCTTCATACCATTAAAAGTAATGATTAATAAGCTTAGTGCCATAGAAGATAAAAACCATATCAAAGTGATGAGGTAGGTATAAAGATCCGTTGGAACGTGGTAAATAATATGATAGTTCTTATTGAGAATGATAACTAAACTAAAAAGGTAAATGGCAAGTGTATATATTATCCAACTCACAAAAATAGGAAACTCTATTAAGTCAGAAAATAAGGTTTTTAAATTGTTGATATACGAATCAAAACGTAGCATATTACGTCCCTTCTATATTGTATTTGATTAGCATATAATATGCTATCACATATCATATGCTAACTAAAGAGGATTATATCTATGATAGATTTTTAGGTATAAGAAAAGGCACCCTAAGGTGCTTTCTAAACTGAACTAGCGCTCAAATGATTACTACAACTTCCATTTTATTTTAATCCTTTTGGAACCATGTCAAACAAACTAGTGTCAAAACAAAACTAGTTTTGACAAGGTGGATCCCTTCGGTATATCCGCAGATTTCCTCAGGAAGAGTCATGGTTCCTGTATTGCTACAACTGGTTCCAAATAACCCGTACACTATTATAGTTGCTTATCTATTATCAACCATTACTTTTTTAGATTCTCTCTAACAGACATAAGCCATTTTCCGTATTTATTATCTCCCCTCCAATTATCCATATGATTTGCTGACTTATGCCAGTAAGGGAGACCTATACTGAGGTAATCTTCTGCACCACAATAGATAAGTTCTAATGGATCAGTGTCAAGTAATTGTTCTGCAAAATGTGGGTGTTGAACAGATATTAGATTTAGAATCTCTATTGCTACTACTTCTTCTTTTTCTTTTTGCCACGACATTATATTGTCATTAGTATCCATTTTAAAATAGAAATCACGCGCGTGCTCTGAAAAATTATCTTTCAATATATTATCAGACAGTGATGGATTAAGAGCAAGTGATTTTTCATAAGCTAAAGCTTGCCATGCGCATTTGAAGTGTTTCTCTTTCCAGTCAAAAGGATAACACCATCCAAGTGACAAAGGACCTCCCCAAAAATAATACTGTCCCGAATCAATACGTCCATAAGTTTCTTTAGTTGACATTTGTGTCTCCTTTCTCAAGTAAGTAAAAAACTTGTTTCAATTCTTTACTAGCAATAACTTTTGAAACTACTACTTCGTTAATCCAAGTATCAAGTTTGAACACCTCTGCCTCAATTGTTTCTTTGAGATTATAGCTATCAACATTGTTGTAGGAACTAAATTCCATGTTTTTTAATATATCTAAAGAAGCTTTTTTAGAGTAACAAGCTATTGCTACACTTGCTGAAGTTGTCGATTCAGAAGTATCTTTAATATAAGTAAGAGCATGGAAGTATCCGTCAACAAAATAGACATCTATGTAGATATAATCAGCTACACTATTTTCACTTGTGATTGGAAATTGGTAAGAATAAAGTAGCGGAGAAATCTCCATATTACGACGAAAATTGAAACGTTCAAAAACTATTTTAGTTCTCGTTTTATTATCAAAGGTTAATATGTATGGATTAGATTGATAAGGGAGGAGCAAGATTGATATTGGTAGAATATCATAGACAATTTGCTTTACAAAAAAGGTAAAAGTTGTCGTTGAAGGAATTAGTACTACTCCGCCTATGGCTAGAAAGTGATTAACAATTATTATCGCTATCATGAGTATTACAAGTAGATTCACAACTACTCTTTGATGTCTAAAAAACATTAGTGTTTTGGTACGAGACTTTAAATAAAGAGCAGTGCCGACATAAAGAAATAAAAAAATAAATGAAGTAATAATATCTAATATGAGGTGTAACATTAATAACTCCTTGCTTAAAGATAATATCAATTTTATTTGAAATTTGGTAGAAATGTTATGTAGTGTTGCGCATGGTTATATAAAGATAGGTATAAAGAAATTTTGATGAGGTAATGGATAAAATTGAGCATTGATTGCACGATCAAAACGTAAGGCGACGTGTTTATACTGAGCGTTATACTCTTGGTATATCTGTTCTAGTTGTAACGCAAAACCTGCAGTAATATAAGAAACTTCTAAAACAGGTATTAGTGATTCTTCATAAGAATCATCCATTACCTTTACTTCGTAATGAAAGAAGCTATTATGATTTTCGGTGATTTCTAAGATTTCAAAAGGTAGTCCACCTAAACCAGATACTTTATCTATTGTTAATTTCGGAATATGTTCTTCGTAAAAAGTTTTTATGATATGATGAGCAATTTGAGATACAGAAAATTCAGCAGGATTAGCTACTAATGTAACATTATTTTCTTCCAACATATCGTAGTACGTTTTATTCGTATCTTGGTAAAAAGTTGTTTCTACTTTCGATAAAAAAGTTTTAACACGTCTGTGAAATTCATTTCTTAAAGGCTTACCTAATTCATCAAAGACAAAAAACACTGTTCCATTTTTATAATAACTTTCAGTAAAATAACCGATAACCTTACCGAGTAGCTGAAAGTGTAGTTCTGTATTCCTATCGTACTCAATGTAAAAGGGAACACCATTGATAAAAATGACCGCATCTGGTAAAAGCGTTATGACCTTTCTATTGGTTGGAAAAGAATACTGAATATTGAGAGATTCAAATGATATGCCACTTAGCCTTTGAGATATCTCTTTAGCAATTGAAGCGCAAAGTCTTCTTGTTTTTAAATCGTGAATATTAACTGTACGAGGTTTGCCACCATACAAATTGTTGCTTTTTATACTGTAAAGTGAGAAATCATATTCGGTTGATTTTGCCATCTCATAGAACTCTGAAAACTTAGGAAGAGTTAAAGTATCAAGTAACCACTTGGCGAATTTTTTATTAAGATAATAAATCTTTTTTCTACCATCTTTAAATTCTGGATAAATAGAAATAGGGTAACTTCTGTTTCCAATACAACTTTGTAACCATGAAGATTGAAGAATTCTGTTTGGCTCCAAAGAATGGTAAATGTTCTTTATAATTTCTCTATCAAAGTAGGAAAATCTGAGAAGATGATACATTAGTAAAAGCTGTTTTTTATTGAAAAAGATATATTGCATCTTTTGTTGAGATATTGGATAGTAAGCTATAGAATCCTGCGGAGGTGTAAGCTTTATGTTTTCATCTATGCTACTTACATTAAAAAAAATATTTTCGTTCATAATAATTTTGTCCTAAAAATAAAAATAGTGCCATAATGTGTAGTAAAGTTGCCTTTTTAGTTTTAGAAATTAAGTGAAAAATAATAATTGGCGACAATCACTGTTGTACTACGCATTTACAGCTATATACATAAGTCATATATATGCTGCTTTTCTAAAAATATTTTTCAATAATAAATTCTAAAAAGCTATATTACCAATATATATATGGCTTATGCCCCTATATAAAACAGTTATACCGCTTTTAATATAATTTCTATAATTCTAAAAGCATATATGACCTATTATTAATTCTGTAATATGTTGTTATTACAGCAAAGAAAGCTTATTTAATATCAAATTAAAATTCTAACAACATTTAATAGTATAGCAAATTAATGTCATACCAACTAGCCTAAAAATCTATCATAGATATACTGGCTAAAAAAATAAAAATAGCTATGATATACTATAACATGTTAATCAATAAAAATTTGAAGGAGTTATTAATGGCAGCTAAAAAATTGAAACTATCTGATTACGATACAGATATTGCTAAACTTTTAAAAGAGATTGAAAAAAAGAAAAATGAGAAGAAAGAATACGAGGGTAAACTGAAAAGTGAGATAGGTAATTTATATTATGAGTTACTTAATTTAGAAGAAAATATCAATTTAGAGGAGTTACGTGATAAGTTAAAGAATCAATTAAAACAAAAAAAAGCCTTTATAAAAGAACAAAAAAATAATAATCAAAACTAAAGAAAAAAGAGCTGGATAACTTTGCATATAAAATATACAAAGTTATATAGGCTCTTTTTTTGTTTAGTAAAAATCGATTCTTTCATCTTCATCATCAAAATCAGTTAATTGATTTTGACTTACTGTCTCACTTTTTTCATTTTGAATTACATATTCTTCATTGTTTAGTAAACGTGTAGAAACCTTGACTTTAGGTAAGCTAATTTTTTCTTCAATGAATGAATCATTTGCTACTTCTTCTTGTAAGTTTATTTTACTATTTTTTAGGTCTTCTTTTGCTTCTCTCTGACGTTTTAATTGACTTCCGCTTTCTGCAATTTTGTCATCAATAATATTATCATTTTCGTCATCAAAGCTTGATTTATTGTCTTCAAATATATCAGGATTCTGAACTGACATAATTGTTAACCATTCATCAGGAAGGAAATCTTTTTCAGATAAAATCTCTCTTTCGCTATTCTTGATATAGTATTTCTCTACTTCTTCTTTCCAAATTTTATATGCTTCCATATCTTCAGAATTATTAGTATCAAATGGTGGTTTGTAGTCTAAATTTTTGTTAAACATTGGTAATTTGAAACTAGGCTCTGATGTGATAAACATAACGTCAGATACTTCATCATCGATAACCATAACGCCAGCATATTCAAATTTTTCTAGTTTAGACATATCAGATTGAGTTAGCATTTCTTTTTCTACTATTGTTTCGGTAACATTTGTAGCATTACTGTCATTACCAGCTAACAAATCCTCTTGGGCATATCGATTACTTTCCTCGAGAACTAACTTAGTTCCTCCTCGATTAGCAATATATTTAACAGAATCGGGACTACCTTGTTGGAAAACAAAAGCGTTACGATAAGATTGAAAAAGTGCGTTAGCCCTATCACGTCCTACGGTTGCTACTGCTTGTTCGTAGTCTTGATATAAATGAATCACAGGTGTTCTAAATTTACGATTCTGATCCAAAAAGCTTTGGTCACGTTTCATTAGAATAGTATTTTTTTCGTCATTCATAAATGGGAAAATTGGTGATAAATTTGGGAGTCTTCGATAAGCTCCAGATTGCATAATAATTTCTGCGACCTGACCAACCATTTTACTATTTGAATCACCCAATTCAGCTTTGGCAGAATTAACTAATAGAATTCCACCCATTTTTAATAAAGCATCTACACTTTTTGTTGATTGCGAAAAGAAAACACGACGAACTTCAGGATTAGCAGCTAAACGACGTAAAACATTTTTTAGACCATCAATATTAGCATCAAATTTAAAAGTAGATTCATTTTTAAAATCTGTAATTAAATTCTTTTTGAAGTAAGTATATGTATCGGTCATAATACTCAATTTTGCTTTTTCTTGTCTATGTCTATACGACATTTTTCGCAAATTAATTGACATATTTGCATTAAAACGTGATGGAGGATTTCCATTACTAATCCATTCTTCAAATTCCGAATCATACTTCTCATTAAATTCTTTATTAAATGGTTCAAAGAGTCGATTTGCTCTTTTGATAACTACCTTTAATAATTCTAGTCGAGCAAAGATGTAGTCATCATTTTCTAGTAATTGGAAGAATTCACTCAATGTTGGAGGATTTCCTTTTAGGTGACTATTGATAGGAGCTTCTGCAATTGGAGTAGTTAATTTTAATAAATTGACAATATTTTTTGTGTGAGCTTCTTCACTGTTTAGAAAGAAAGTATTTCCTGAACTACTTTCACCTTCACTGAAATTTCTAAATAAATCAGACGCTAATGCAGATGCTGTAGTAATATCAGCATCTAAAATATTAATGGCGTCTGTATCCTTTCGATGAGGATCTACCAGCCAAACCACATCATCTGGTAAACCTGATCTTTTTACGATTTCTAAAGCATCTTTAATAAGGTCTCCAGAAGGCTCATTGACGTAATAACCGTTGGTTAAATCTTTACCTAGTCCTTTTGTAAACCACTCTTCTACAGCAGATTCATTTAAATCTCTTTTTTCTTCTTCAGAAGCATCTAAGTTTGCTATTTCTCGACGTTTTGATTTAACATATTTAGCAAATGTTTTGATATAAAAGATAAAATTTTCTGTATCACTGATAATGATTGGCTTTGCAATTGAGGCAGATTTACCAACACCAATAAGTCCAATCCAGACACTATTTAATGCTCGAGTAGCAGCATTCATAATGACGTCAGTACGTGATTTTGAGTCTACCCCAATCTTGATGGTAGATATTCCTTTGGTATCTCTATCTTGGACTAATTTATCGATGCACTTGTCTTTATAAAATCTGCTTTCTAACCATTGATCAATTAGCAATTGGTATGGTCTTATATCTTTTTGATACGAGTTTAAAAAAAGATAAACATAAATAAAAACTGGGAAAACTAATAGTAAGCTATTTGAAAATTGATTACCAATTAAAATGTGTAATGTATGATAATTTAGTTTCCAATCAGTGTATTTTAAATAGCTATTAGCATTTAGATATAAAGAATTAACGGTAGCTAAGATGTAGTTGTTAATAGTAAATAAAATAATATTTACTCCAGAAATAATGCCACCAATAAACGATACTAAAATGTAATTTTTGATTGAAATGACACGCTCATTTCTCGGATAATCCGATAATCTTTCAAATAATCTAAAACGTTGGCGACTTGTTAAATTTGTATGCCATTTTCCAAAATAAAGAGCACTGTTAAGATTAATAAATTGTATGACCCAAAATAGCATGTACATTCCAAATGTTACCTTTATTTTAAAAACAAGGCACCATAAAGAAGTCAATAGTCCTAGTATGGATATTCCAAAGTTTAATTGAAGAATTCTTTTACAAAATAATAATACAAAGTCAAAGGTTCGATGACCCTTTGTGTAATATTGAAGTCGATTCAAAAAATATTTCATACGCTATCTCCTTTAGTAACTAAAAAGATTCTTGAATATTTGTAATATGATTAAACTGCCAAAAGTAGCGATTGCTCCAGCAATAAGATAAATACGTTGATTGTTAGCGCTACTTCTTTTCCGATTATCTGTAAAGATTTTCTGATAGTTAAAAATATGTGATTGAATAATTACGAAAGATGGAATAAAAGCTACAATCAAAAATTGTAATAGTGTAAATATGTTCTCGAAATCAGTAAATTTTATTGTATTAAAATTATTTTTATTATATAAACCTGCGAAAATAAACAGAGGAATAAATCTGAGTAAATAGACAAAGATAATCGCTACTCCTGTAGTTATTGTCAATGCTTTTCTTGATTTATTATTTCGAATTTGTTTAGCAAATAAAAGTGACATCAGACCTATTATGACTACTAACCAAGGTAAAAAGGTTAGCGCAACCAAAAAATAATACATTAAATGATTTAGTTCTTCTAAACCCATATTTTTTCCTTTCTAAAGAAAAAACTAAAACTAAATGTTTCTTATGAAACATTTAGCTTTAGATAATAAAGAGATAATTATTTTTTTTGAAAGAATGAGGCAAGCATATCATTTTTTCGTTCATTTATTGTTGTATTGAATAGACAATGAACAAAAATTGAAATTTTACCACTTTCAGTATCAGTATATGCTCTTGCACGTTCAACAAAAACGGAAATTGGTTCCTTTGTAACTGCTAATTGCGGTGTAATTTCAGCTTGTGGTTTCAATTTAACAAGAACACCCGGAAAATCCTCTAACTCTATAAAGTGTTTTTTAG
Coding sequences:
- a CDS encoding TraM recognition domain-containing protein; amino-acid sequence: MKYFLNRLQYYTKGHRTFDFVLLFCKRILQLNFGISILGLLTSLWCLVFKIKVTFGMYMLFWVIQFINLNSALYFGKWHTNLTSRQRFRLFERLSDYPRNERVISIKNYILVSFIGGIISGVNIILFTINNYILATVNSLYLNANSYLKYTDWKLNYHTLHILIGNQFSNSLLLVFPVFIYVYLFLNSYQKDIRPYQLLIDQWLESRFYKDKCIDKLVQDRDTKGISTIKIGVDSKSRTDVIMNAATRALNSVWIGLIGVGKSASIAKPIIISDTENFIFYIKTFAKYVKSKRREIANLDASEEEKRDLNESAVEEWFTKGLGKDLTNGYYVNEPSGDLIKDALEIVKRSGLPDDVVWLVDPHRKDTDAINILDADITTASALASDLFRNFSEGESSSGNTFFLNSEEAHTKNIVNLLKLTTPIAEAPINSHLKGNPPTLSEFFQLLENDDYIFARLELLKVVIKRANRLFEPFNKEFNEKYDSEFEEWISNGNPPSRFNANMSINLRKMSYRHRQEKAKLSIMTDTYTYFKKNLITDFKNESTFKFDANIDGLKNVLRRLAANPEVRRVFFSQSTKSVDALLKMGGILLVNSAKAELGDSNSKMVGQVAEIIMQSGAYRRLPNLSPIFPFMNDEKNTILMKRDQSFLDQNRKFRTPVIHLYQDYEQAVATVGRDRANALFQSYRNAFVFQQGSPDSVKYIANRGGTKLVLEESNRYAQEDLLAGNDSNATNVTETIVEKEMLTQSDMSKLEKFEYAGVMVIDDEVSDVMFITSEPSFKLPMFNKNLDYKPPFDTNNSEDMEAYKIWKEEVEKYYIKNSEREILSEKDFLPDEWLTIMSVQNPDIFEDNKSSFDDENDNIIDDKIAESGSQLKRQREAKEDLKNSKINLQEEVANDSFIEEKISLPKVKVSTRLLNNEEYVIQNEKSETVSQNQLTDFDDEDERIDFY
- a CDS encoding thioredoxin family protein — encoded protein: MALSLLIITFNGMKQFSKNSLGLILIFLLSSSSLLWGFIYPTKVSENTFSNTAVTTIFNKQEMKQRFVAGEASALDLSLLKSRTERDWDPIYIFYRTGCSYCHQSIPRLLNQLSEEQKHRIIFLDLDKGNNGKFAAEFGIYHAPTAVISTKGVGGYKNYNISKLVKVSGDSATIDNDTIKHVVSATTLTIR
- a CDS encoding NADAR domain-containing protein — translated: MSTKETYGRIDSGQYYFWGGPLSLGWCYPFDWKEKHFKCAWQALAYEKSLALNPSLSDNILKDNFSEHARDFYFKMDTNDNIMSWQKEKEEVVAIEILNLISVQHPHFAEQLLDTDPLELIYCGAEDYLSIGLPYWHKSANHMDNWRGDNKYGKWLMSVRENLKK